The window GCGACGTTGAGGAGGTGACGGTCGTCGTGGAGGAGGCCGACGCGCTCACGGAGGTGCGAGAGCGCGACGTGAGCGACACCGCCGACATCACCGACGCGGACCGCATCGTCGCGGTCGGCGGCGGGACGGAGGGCGAGCTCGGCCCCGCACGGGCGCTCGCCGAGGCGCTCGACGCGGAGCTCGCCGCCAGCCGCAAGGCGGTCGACGAGGGGTGGGTCGACGGCGCCCGCCAGGTCGGGCAGACCGGCAAGACCGTCCGCCCCGAGCTGTACGTCGCGCTCGGCGTCTCCGGCGCCGTCCAACACGTCGAGGGGATGAACGACAGCGAGGTCGTCGTCGCGGTCAACGACGACCCCAACGCACCGATCTTCGAGCACGCCGACTACGGGATCGTCGGCGACCTCTTCGAGGTGGCGCCGCGGCTGACGACGGCGCTGGAGGGCGAGGCCGATCCCGAGGAGGTACTCCAATGACCGACGACGCGGACGCGACCGAGCGGTCCGAACCGATCGCGAACCCGAGCTACGACGACGCCTTCGACGCCGTCGTGGTGGGCGCCGGGCTCGCCGGGAGCGCGGCGGCCGTCACGATGGCCGACGAGGGGCTCGACGTGCTCCTGATAGAGCGGGGTCGGTACCCCGGCGCGAAGAACGTGTTCGGCGGCGTGCTGTACACGCCGACGCTCCGCGAGCTCGTGGACGTCACCTCGGCGCCGGTCGAGCGATACGTCGCCGAGAAGCGGTTCAGCATGCTGTCCGACGACGACGAGACGGCGGTGTCGCTGCGCCCCGGCGAGTGGCACGACCCGCCGCACAACGACTCGTACACGGTCCTCCGCGGCGAGTTCGACCGCTGGTTCGCCGAGCAGGCGGTCGAGGCCGGCGCGGTCCTGCTCACGGAGACGACGGTGACCGGGCTCGTCCGCGAGGACGACGGGCGGATCGCCGGCGTCGAGACCGACCGGCCGGACGGGACGATCACGGCCGACTACGTCGTCCTCGCGGAGGGCGGCAACTCGCTGGTGAGCGAGGGGGCCGACCTCAAGAAACCGGAGCGCGCCGAGAACATCGCCGTCGGGGTGAAGGAGGTGCTGGAGTTCCCCGAGCGCGACGGGGTCATCCGAGACCGGTTCCGGCTGTCGAACGACGCCGGCGTCTCGTATCACTACTTCGGCGAGGGCGCCGTCGGCGACGCGGTCGGCGGCGGGTTCATCTACACGAACGAGGACACGGTGAGCGTCGGGCTCGCGTACCGGCTCTCGGACG is drawn from Halorubrum sp. CBA1229 and contains these coding sequences:
- a CDS encoding FAD-dependent oxidoreductase — encoded protein: MTDDADATERSEPIANPSYDDAFDAVVVGAGLAGSAAAVTMADEGLDVLLIERGRYPGAKNVFGGVLYTPTLRELVDVTSAPVERYVAEKRFSMLSDDDETAVSLRPGEWHDPPHNDSYTVLRGEFDRWFAEQAVEAGAVLLTETTVTGLVREDDGRIAGVETDRPDGTITADYVVLAEGGNSLVSEGADLKKPERAENIAVGVKEVLEFPERDGVIRDRFRLSNDAGVSYHYFGEGAVGDAVGGGFIYTNEDTVSVGLAYRLSDAAGSQPKPEQTLNAFKSHPAVAPLLRGARTVEYGAKTIPEGGSESVPELVHDGAVVVGDAAGLVLNNGVHLEGTNMAVESGHLAGEAVADAAERGRTDEAAFRSYPERLEESFVVQNLERYGWLMERVETDRDLIFEELPHALADAGAEYFRMDREPKEKHAEEARERLFETVGGLRGAAKLAYRYRGVLR